From Shewanella psychrophila, a single genomic window includes:
- a CDS encoding NAD(P)/FAD-dependent oxidoreductase, with product MSEQRCDSYYNATINEETNYPRLEEDIRVDVVIIGGGFTGVATAVELAERGIKVAILEANKIGWGATGRNGGQVTGSLSGDAAMTKQLRNTIGTEAEDYVWNLRWRGHEIIKRRVAKYNIDCDLKFGHLHTAYKPAHMTEMEKTFEEALSRGMGDELRLLSKQNIPEYLESPLYHGGLLNRRNMHLHSVNLCIGEARAALSQGALIFEHSKVIDICDGDLPVVKTEHGSITANSVLLAGNAYHKLARNKLSGMLFPASLGNCATVKLTADVAKAINPHDVAVYDSRFVLDYYRMTADNRLMFGGGTNYSGRDSKNLAAELRPAIERTFPRLKGVDIEFEWTGMAGIVVNRIPLLGKVSPNVFYCQGYSGHGVATSHIMGEIMSEAIIGQLTEFDLFAGMKHVRIPMNEWLGNQAMALGMTYYRMMEHFR from the coding sequence ATGTCAGAACAACGCTGTGATTCTTACTATAACGCCACAATCAATGAGGAAACGAATTATCCTCGTCTGGAGGAAGACATTCGAGTCGATGTGGTCATCATAGGCGGCGGGTTTACCGGTGTTGCGACTGCGGTGGAGTTAGCGGAAAGAGGCATTAAAGTCGCTATTCTAGAAGCCAATAAAATAGGCTGGGGAGCAACGGGGCGTAACGGCGGCCAGGTGACCGGCAGTTTGTCCGGTGACGCCGCCATGACGAAACAACTGAGAAACACCATAGGCACCGAAGCGGAGGATTATGTCTGGAACCTTAGGTGGCGTGGGCATGAGATTATCAAGCGCCGGGTTGCAAAGTACAATATCGATTGCGATCTCAAGTTTGGTCATCTGCATACTGCTTATAAACCTGCTCATATGACTGAGATGGAAAAAACCTTTGAAGAAGCGCTCTCAAGAGGTATGGGTGATGAACTGCGTTTGTTATCGAAGCAGAATATCCCTGAGTATCTGGAGAGCCCTCTTTACCATGGAGGTTTGCTCAACAGGCGTAACATGCATCTGCATTCGGTAAACCTGTGCATCGGTGAGGCGAGGGCGGCTCTGAGCCAAGGTGCATTGATCTTCGAACATTCAAAGGTTATTGATATCTGTGATGGTGACTTACCTGTGGTCAAAACCGAGCATGGGTCTATCACGGCTAACAGCGTCTTATTGGCGGGAAATGCCTACCATAAACTTGCTCGTAATAAACTCAGTGGCATGCTGTTTCCCGCGTCTCTGGGTAATTGCGCCACGGTAAAGCTCACTGCAGATGTGGCTAAGGCGATCAACCCCCATGATGTTGCTGTTTATGACAGTCGGTTTGTACTCGACTATTATCGAATGACGGCGGATAACCGTCTCATGTTCGGTGGTGGTACCAATTACTCGGGACGGGACTCGAAAAATCTGGCTGCAGAATTGCGTCCGGCAATCGAGCGGACATTTCCTCGCCTGAAGGGAGTCGATATCGAATTCGAATGGACTGGAATGGCCGGCATTGTGGTCAATCGTATTCCACTGCTAGGAAAAGTATCGCCTAATGTCTTCTACTGCCAGGGCTACTCAGGACATGGGGTCGCAACGTCCCATATCATGGGGGAGATCATGTCCGAGGCTATTATAGGCCAGTTAACTGAATTTGATTTATTTGCCGGAATGAAACATGTCCGTATTCCCATGAATGAGTGGCTAGGTAATCAGGCTATGGCACTAGGAATGACCTATTATCGCATGATGGAGCACTTTCGTTAA
- a CDS encoding glycosyl hydrolase family 18 protein: MSNNTAYFGRRHRLALIISTSLLSQAVVSQAYAVDCQEVAPWLADTVYASTTQVTQQNSLYQNKWWTTNESPVDAGEWGVWETLGQCDGALNQAPTVSILAPQADSTINLHDEVVLNAEAADSDGTVDSLVWTVNDIVVTSPWSADLQGAVVLKAIATDDDGASTEQLVNITVVNSQNLSPVTTITSPTNDSAVKFGDSVLVTANASDPDVGDSISKVELLVDGTLVSTDTSAPYEFSWVTTSTGGHSLQSRAFDAQNDSAVSEVVNINVTAANQLPSVQLSAPTANFTLAVNGELAVSADAQDSDGEIASVSFFANGVLIETDTIAPYSTRYSAVQAGDLSISAEATDNLGATTLSGAVIGYVGDRPTSHEACRPDGLEGDSVYCDIYDEQGREKMGADHARRVIGYFTSWRNGTNGQPSYLVNDIPWDKITHINYAFAHVNSDNKVSVGNPNSLENPATGMTWDGVVGAEMDPEFSYKGHFNLLNKYKKQHPQVKTLISIGGWAETGGYFDDTGNRVASGGFYEMTKTQAGINTFADSVVEFLQTYGFDGADIDYEYATSMAKSGNPDDFAIADPLRATLFGQYDLLMKTLREKLDTAGKQDNKHYMLTVAAPASGYLLRGMEAYQMTRFLDYVNIMSYDLHGAWNDFVGHNAALYDTGEDAELAFWDVYSTAQYGGIGYLNTDWAYHYFRGAMPAGRINIGLPYYTRGWQGVTGGSNGLWGKAALPDQASCPSGTGEGDNNCGYGAQGIDNLWHDLDKDGNEMFAGSNPMWHAKNLEQGITGSYLASYGLDPANDPADKLTGTYERHYDNVAQSSWLWNPSKQVYLSTEDEQVMNTKVQYVVDQGIGGVMFWELAGDFDWYPERNSGQGEYFIGETMTTIAYDKFASATPYGNSVSNSPALANALALSASLSGYKVGDSNYPITPTLTITNNSQSTIPGGAVFEFDISTSTSSQISDQSGMNLAVVTDGSNAASGNVGGLENDFHRISFTLPSYKSIAPGADFGGTIKYYIPVSMPSNFTVTFGGITYDFGQGGETVPDECELDPTAPGCGDTTPPTTDSCSDANIDPSVIPAYPNFPQTDWAGNPSHASGGDRMKDETAVFVALWWTNAKPSTSSGDWDFVCNFN, encoded by the coding sequence ATGAGTAACAATACTGCATATTTTGGCAGACGACATCGTCTCGCTTTAATAATAAGCACATCGCTCTTGAGTCAAGCCGTGGTAAGCCAAGCTTACGCTGTCGATTGCCAAGAGGTCGCACCTTGGTTAGCCGATACTGTGTATGCTAGTACCACTCAGGTCACCCAGCAAAATTCCCTCTATCAAAATAAATGGTGGACCACCAACGAGTCACCTGTGGATGCCGGTGAGTGGGGCGTGTGGGAAACCTTAGGTCAATGCGATGGCGCCTTAAACCAAGCACCAACCGTAAGCATACTCGCACCCCAAGCCGACAGTACTATTAATCTACATGATGAGGTGGTGCTTAACGCCGAAGCGGCTGACAGTGATGGCACGGTAGACAGTTTGGTATGGACGGTAAACGATATCGTGGTGACCAGTCCTTGGTCAGCAGATCTTCAAGGCGCAGTCGTATTGAAAGCCATTGCTACCGATGATGACGGTGCATCGACTGAGCAGCTGGTTAATATCACCGTGGTGAACAGCCAGAATCTATCGCCTGTGACGACAATAACTTCGCCAACAAATGACAGCGCTGTCAAGTTTGGCGATTCGGTACTTGTTACTGCTAATGCATCGGATCCCGATGTTGGCGATAGTATATCTAAGGTTGAACTGCTTGTTGACGGTACTCTAGTGAGCACCGATACCAGCGCACCTTATGAGTTTAGTTGGGTGACTACTTCTACAGGAGGTCATAGTCTGCAATCGCGAGCATTTGACGCTCAAAATGACAGCGCTGTCTCTGAGGTGGTCAACATAAATGTGACTGCGGCTAATCAGTTGCCAAGTGTGCAGCTATCAGCGCCTACTGCAAACTTCACTCTGGCCGTTAACGGTGAGTTAGCGGTGAGTGCAGATGCTCAAGACAGTGATGGTGAGATAGCGTCGGTCAGCTTCTTCGCTAATGGTGTCTTGATTGAAACTGACACCATAGCGCCATACTCAACACGATATAGCGCGGTACAAGCTGGCGATCTTTCTATCTCAGCCGAAGCCACAGATAACTTGGGAGCGACTACGCTTTCAGGTGCTGTCATTGGCTATGTGGGTGATAGACCGACTAGCCATGAGGCCTGTAGACCCGATGGGCTAGAGGGCGACTCTGTTTATTGCGATATTTACGATGAACAGGGCCGCGAGAAGATGGGCGCGGATCATGCCCGCCGCGTGATTGGTTACTTTACCTCTTGGAGAAATGGCACCAATGGCCAACCTAGCTATCTGGTGAACGATATACCATGGGATAAGATCACCCATATTAACTATGCATTCGCCCATGTTAATAGTGACAACAAGGTGTCTGTTGGCAACCCAAATAGTCTAGAAAACCCTGCCACGGGTATGACGTGGGATGGCGTTGTCGGTGCTGAGATGGATCCAGAATTTAGCTATAAGGGACATTTCAACCTGCTCAACAAGTACAAAAAACAACACCCTCAGGTGAAAACCTTGATCTCAATTGGTGGTTGGGCCGAGACCGGGGGCTATTTCGATGATACTGGCAATCGCGTTGCCAGTGGCGGCTTCTATGAGATGACCAAGACCCAAGCCGGGATCAATACCTTTGCCGATTCTGTGGTGGAGTTTTTGCAAACCTATGGTTTCGATGGCGCCGATATCGATTATGAGTATGCAACCTCAATGGCGAAATCCGGTAATCCAGATGACTTTGCCATCGCCGATCCGCTTCGAGCGACTCTGTTTGGTCAATACGATCTATTAATGAAAACCCTGCGTGAGAAGCTAGATACAGCTGGTAAGCAAGATAACAAGCACTACATGCTTACCGTTGCAGCCCCTGCATCGGGCTATTTGCTTCGCGGTATGGAAGCGTATCAGATGACGCGCTTTCTCGATTACGTCAACATCATGAGTTATGACCTGCACGGTGCCTGGAATGATTTTGTTGGCCATAACGCCGCGCTCTATGACACAGGTGAAGATGCCGAGCTGGCATTTTGGGATGTGTACTCCACCGCGCAATATGGTGGCATTGGATATCTCAACACTGACTGGGCTTATCACTATTTCCGCGGCGCTATGCCAGCGGGTCGTATTAACATAGGTCTGCCTTATTATACCCGAGGCTGGCAAGGGGTCACTGGTGGGTCAAATGGTCTGTGGGGTAAGGCGGCATTACCAGATCAAGCCTCTTGTCCATCGGGTACAGGTGAAGGCGACAATAACTGTGGCTACGGAGCGCAGGGGATAGATAACCTCTGGCACGATCTCGATAAAGACGGCAACGAGATGTTTGCCGGCTCTAACCCCATGTGGCATGCAAAAAATCTAGAGCAGGGCATAACCGGCAGTTACCTTGCAAGTTATGGGCTAGATCCAGCCAATGATCCTGCCGATAAGCTGACGGGAACGTACGAGCGCCATTACGATAATGTCGCTCAGTCTTCCTGGTTGTGGAATCCATCGAAGCAGGTTTATCTGTCTACCGAAGATGAGCAGGTGATGAATACTAAGGTCCAGTATGTGGTCGACCAAGGTATAGGTGGTGTGATGTTCTGGGAGCTGGCTGGTGATTTTGACTGGTATCCGGAGCGTAATTCTGGTCAAGGTGAATATTTTATCGGCGAGACGATGACAACTATTGCTTACGATAAGTTTGCCAGTGCGACGCCTTACGGTAATTCCGTCAGTAACTCTCCGGCGCTGGCTAATGCCTTAGCCTTGAGCGCGAGCTTGTCGGGTTACAAGGTGGGAGACAGTAATTACCCCATCACACCGACACTCACGATCACTAACAACAGCCAGAGCACCATACCTGGCGGTGCCGTGTTTGAGTTTGATATCTCAACCTCAACCTCTTCACAAATAAGCGATCAATCGGGGATGAACTTAGCGGTTGTGACTGATGGCTCAAACGCTGCATCGGGTAATGTTGGTGGATTAGAAAATGATTTCCATCGGATTAGTTTTACCTTGCCTAGTTACAAGTCTATCGCACCAGGCGCCGATTTTGGTGGCACCATTAAGTATTATATACCTGTGTCTATGCCATCTAACTTTACCGTCACGTTCGGTGGGATCACCTATGATTTTGGCCAAGGTGGTGAAACTGTGCCTGATGAATGTGAGTTAGATCCTACCGCGCCAGGTTGTGGTGATACCACGCCACCAACAACTGACTCATGTAGCGATGCCAATATCGATCCCTCTGTTATTCCGGCTTATCCTAACTTCCCTCAGACTGACTGGGCGGGTAATCCCAGTCACGCTTCAGGTGGGGACAGGATGAAAGATGAGACGGCCGTGTTTGTTGCGCTTTGGTGGACCAATGCCAAGCCGAGTACCTCGAGCGGCGATTGGGACTTTGTTTGTAACTTTAACTAA
- a CDS encoding response regulator transcription factor: MKLENLDIIIADDHPLFRNALRHALSGPFSDTNWFEADSADALQSLLENKDQAYDLVMLDLQMPGSHGYSTLIHLRTHFPDLPVIVISAHEDNMTISRAMHYGSSGFIPKSASMETLAAALTSVLYGDIWLPDHAEIQEIKEDATDLMASKLADLTPQQYKVLQMFAEGLLNKQIAYDLGVSEATIKAHATAIFRKLGVRNRTQAVISLQQLEMEKVEL, translated from the coding sequence ATGAAGCTAGAAAATTTAGACATAATTATTGCCGATGATCACCCGCTATTTCGTAATGCCTTACGACATGCCTTGAGTGGTCCCTTCTCTGACACCAACTGGTTTGAAGCAGACAGTGCCGATGCTCTTCAAAGCCTGCTTGAAAATAAAGATCAAGCCTATGACTTAGTCATGCTAGACCTTCAGATGCCTGGCTCCCACGGGTATTCCACCTTGATCCATCTGCGAACCCACTTTCCCGATCTCCCTGTCATTGTTATTTCGGCTCATGAAGATAATATGACCATCAGCCGTGCTATGCATTATGGTAGCTCAGGATTTATCCCTAAATCAGCTTCGATGGAAACACTGGCTGCAGCCCTGACCTCGGTGCTCTATGGGGATATCTGGTTACCGGATCATGCTGAGATACAGGAAATAAAGGAAGACGCGACGGATCTGATGGCTAGCAAGCTTGCAGATCTTACCCCACAGCAGTACAAGGTGCTGCAGATGTTTGCCGAAGGCCTACTCAATAAGCAAATTGCCTATGACTTAGGCGTATCGGAAGCCACCATCAAGGCTCACGCCACGGCGATATTTCGTAAGTTAGGTGTAAGAAATCGCACCCAAGCTGTTATCTCATTACAACAGCTAGAAATGGAAAAAGTGGAGCTCTAG
- a CDS encoding acyl-CoA thioesterase, whose amino-acid sequence MPLSQTPECRSPVMNTRIEQSEARVIKAIFPSITNHHNTLFGGEALAWMDETAFIAATRFCRKPLVTVSSDRIDFKKAIPAGSLAEIIARVIHVGNTSLKVEVNIFVEDMYKDHREHAIRGVFTFVAVDDDRQPTQVWTQER is encoded by the coding sequence ATGCCATTATCCCAAACACCCGAATGTCGCTCACCAGTGATGAATACCCGAATAGAACAATCAGAAGCCCGAGTCATTAAGGCCATTTTTCCATCTATTACCAACCACCACAACACTCTGTTCGGTGGTGAAGCCTTAGCTTGGATGGATGAAACCGCCTTTATTGCAGCCACTCGCTTCTGCCGTAAACCTTTGGTTACTGTGAGTTCCGACAGAATTGACTTCAAGAAAGCGATTCCAGCAGGTAGCTTGGCCGAAATCATCGCTAGGGTGATCCATGTGGGTAATACTTCTTTGAAAGTCGAAGTAAACATTTTTGTCGAAGACATGTATAAAGATCACAGAGAGCATGCCATTCGAGGCGTCTTCACTTTCGTTGCCGTAGATGATGACAGACAACCCACCCAAGTCTGGACACAAGAGAGATAA